One segment of Toxotes jaculatrix isolate fToxJac2 chromosome 8, fToxJac2.pri, whole genome shotgun sequence DNA contains the following:
- the twist1b gene encoding twist-related protein 1b: MSEENMGEESSSSPASPVDSLSNSEGELERQPKRCGRKRRPSRKNGEDSDSPTPGKRGKKSSSSSPQSFEELQSQRVMANVRERQRTQSLNEAFAALRKIIPTLPSDKLSKIQTLKLAARYIDFLCQVLQSDELDSKMSSCSYVAHERLSYAFSVWRMEGAWSMSTSH; the protein is encoded by the coding sequence ATGTCTGAGGAAAATATGGGGGAAGAGTCGAGCAGCTCCCCTGCCTCTCCTGTGGACAGCCTGAGCAACAGCGAGGGGGAGCTGGAAAGACAACCGAAGAGatgtgggaggaagaggagaccgAGCAGGAAAAACGGGGAGGACTCAGATAGCCCGACCCCTGGGAAAAGGGGGAAgaagtccagcagcagcagcccccaGTCTTTCGAGGAGCTCCAGTCGCAGCGGGTCATGGCCAACGTCCGGGAGCGACAGAGGACCCAGTCTCTCAACGAAGCGTTCGCAGCTTTGCGGAAAATTATCCCCACTTTGCCCTCGGACAAACTCAGCAAAATACAGACCCTAAAACTCGCAGCCAGATACATCGACTTCCTCTGCCAGGTGCTGCAGAGCGACGAGCTGGACTCCAAAATGTCAAGTTGTAGTTATGTGGCTCATGAGAGGCTGAGCTACGCCTTCTCTGTATGGAGGATGGAGGGCGCTTGGTCCATGTCAACATCTCACTAG